A part of Candidatus Electrothrix aestuarii genomic DNA contains:
- a CDS encoding acyl-[ACP]--phospholipid O-acyltransferase encodes MKKLISLALLFLLRLRYRIRVDGLKKLKANTKDNRPLLFLPNHQALIDPVVVMSLLFPSFTPRPLVDENQSNHPLAKYLMDMVGAIFIPDLNTSSRDVKEQVFAGIEEIVASLKRGENVLMYPAGRISRGHTEVIGANSGAVSVVHAVPEARIVLLRIRGLWGSRFSRAHGLPSLFGDVGKLLFRVLANAVFFMPRRPVHIEIVEPEDFPRSGDKKAINRYLEEFYNFEPDRKTEIPSYWWQGHNPIYHDEVQAEFASQDTGTIPDSIRSLVLSRLTELSGIENIQEEDKLAADLGMDSLVLAEFGAWMHQEFGVATENLEVLQRVSDCILAAGGIMPALTSVPLKPVSSKWFEPVEEQALSFSEGDTIAELFLRRARQCPGQVVLSDQVSGDKTWRQLIMAVYALLPEVTKLPEKRVGIMMPASVSAAVSWLVVMFSGKEPVMVNWTSGTGNMQYSLQAVGVRQVITAKALTSQLEQRGIALDTVGVTWLYLEDMATRISGLQKVTALVKSWLPWRALQQAKIAENAAILFTSGSEARPKAVPLTHANFLANARDFAQILSLTSNDRLLGILPVFHSFGLAGAVVLPLCTGLRTVYWPNPTEGLQLARIIGAYGATTLLATPTFLNGVLRAGKPDLLHSLRLVFSGAEKCPDHIFAALKEQCPHTVLCEGYGVTECSPVVAVNSPEAPQPGTIGRVLSSMEYVLLDPETNEPVSQGKNGRLLVRGGNVFSGYLGDAPSPFVDFDGKAWYDTGDLMFERDGVLVFAGRLKRFVKIGGEMVSLPAIEQVLEAHYPTGDGPVLAVAATADEQHPELVLLTVFETDRQEANQAIRDAGLSPLHNIRMVRQIDEIPLLGSGKTDYTSINKIVNE; translated from the coding sequence ATGAAAAAGCTAATCTCTCTGGCCCTTTTATTTCTCCTTCGTCTTCGGTATCGCATCAGGGTTGATGGGCTAAAAAAGCTCAAGGCCAATACCAAAGATAATCGCCCTCTGCTCTTTCTTCCCAACCATCAGGCCCTGATTGATCCGGTTGTCGTCATGAGCCTGCTCTTCCCCTCCTTTACTCCAAGACCTCTGGTTGATGAAAATCAGTCCAATCACCCCCTGGCAAAGTATCTCATGGATATGGTAGGGGCCATCTTTATCCCGGACTTGAATACCAGTAGCCGAGATGTCAAAGAGCAAGTCTTTGCCGGAATTGAGGAAATCGTGGCAAGTCTGAAACGTGGGGAAAATGTCCTTATGTACCCTGCCGGGCGTATCTCAAGGGGGCATACCGAGGTTATCGGTGCCAATAGTGGGGCAGTTTCTGTGGTGCATGCGGTACCGGAAGCGAGAATCGTTCTTCTGCGCATCCGGGGATTATGGGGTAGTCGGTTCAGCAGGGCTCATGGTCTTCCCTCTTTGTTTGGAGATGTCGGAAAGCTTTTGTTTCGAGTGCTTGCCAATGCGGTCTTTTTTATGCCACGGCGACCCGTGCATATCGAGATTGTTGAGCCAGAGGACTTCCCGAGGTCTGGGGACAAAAAAGCCATTAATCGCTATCTGGAAGAATTTTATAATTTCGAGCCGGATAGGAAGACAGAAATACCCTCATATTGGTGGCAGGGTCACAATCCTATCTACCATGATGAGGTGCAGGCTGAATTTGCCAGTCAGGATACCGGCACTATTCCAGACAGTATTCGTTCTTTGGTGCTCTCAAGATTGACTGAGCTTTCTGGTATAGAAAATATCCAGGAAGAAGATAAATTAGCCGCTGACCTTGGTATGGACAGCTTGGTTCTGGCTGAGTTCGGTGCTTGGATGCACCAGGAATTTGGCGTGGCAACAGAAAATCTGGAAGTGCTGCAACGGGTTTCAGACTGTATCCTTGCAGCCGGTGGCATAATGCCTGCCCTCACGAGTGTGCCACTTAAGCCAGTTTCCTCCAAATGGTTTGAGCCGGTTGAAGAGCAGGCGCTGTCTTTTTCTGAGGGAGATACTATTGCGGAGCTTTTCCTGCGTCGGGCCCGTCAATGTCCTGGACAGGTTGTTTTGTCCGATCAGGTCAGTGGCGACAAAACCTGGCGGCAGTTAATTATGGCCGTGTATGCGTTGTTGCCGGAAGTTACCAAGCTCCCCGAAAAAAGGGTCGGCATCATGATGCCTGCCTCGGTCAGTGCTGCTGTCAGCTGGCTGGTGGTGATGTTCAGTGGCAAAGAGCCGGTGATGGTTAACTGGACCAGTGGAACCGGCAATATGCAATACTCTTTACAAGCTGTTGGAGTACGGCAAGTGATTACAGCCAAGGCCCTGACGAGCCAATTGGAGCAACGGGGGATTGCATTGGATACCGTTGGTGTGACCTGGTTGTATCTGGAAGATATGGCAACCCGGATAAGCGGCCTGCAGAAAGTGACAGCTCTGGTGAAAAGCTGGCTGCCCTGGAGAGCGTTGCAGCAGGCAAAGATCGCGGAAAATGCAGCGATCCTTTTTACCTCTGGATCGGAGGCTCGCCCCAAAGCTGTGCCCTTGACCCATGCTAATTTTCTTGCAAATGCCCGTGATTTTGCCCAGATCTTGTCGCTGACTTCAAACGATCGTCTTCTGGGGATTCTTCCGGTTTTTCATTCATTCGGTTTGGCCGGGGCCGTTGTTCTACCTCTTTGCACAGGCCTTCGGACTGTATATTGGCCTAATCCCACTGAGGGCTTGCAGTTGGCTCGGATAATCGGCGCTTACGGTGCCACGACCTTGCTGGCTACGCCTACTTTCCTGAACGGAGTGCTCCGGGCGGGAAAACCGGATTTGCTCCACTCCTTACGCCTGGTTTTTTCCGGAGCTGAGAAGTGTCCGGATCATATCTTTGCTGCCTTGAAGGAGCAATGTCCTCACACCGTACTTTGCGAGGGTTACGGTGTGACCGAGTGTTCCCCTGTTGTTGCTGTGAATTCCCCAGAGGCCCCGCAGCCGGGTACCATTGGCCGTGTTTTATCCTCAATGGAGTACGTCTTATTAGACCCGGAAACCAACGAACCTGTTTCACAAGGGAAAAATGGTCGTCTTTTAGTGCGAGGCGGAAATGTTTTTTCTGGTTACCTTGGAGATGCGCCCTCACCCTTTGTCGACTTTGATGGCAAAGCTTGGTATGATACCGGAGATCTGATGTTTGAGCGAGATGGGGTGCTTGTCTTTGCCGGTCGTCTGAAGCGCTTTGTCAAAATAGGTGGAGAAATGGTCTCTCTGCCTGCAATTGAGCAGGTTTTGGAAGCACATTACCCTACGGGAGATGGACCGGTTTTGGCTGTAGCTGCTACGGCTGATGAGCAGCATCCTGAACTTGTTCTGCTCACAGTCTTTGAGACGGATAGGCAGGAGGCAAATCAGGCGATTCGGGATGCAGGGTTATCCCCTCTGCATAACATTCGTATGGTCCGACAAATTGATGAAATACCCCTGCTTGGCTCGGGAAAGACAGATTATACGAGCATCAATAAGATCGTCAATGAATAG
- the sbcB gene encoding exodeoxyribonuclease I: protein MADITLLWHDYETWGVNPRRDRPAQFAAIRTNTVLEEVGEPIMLYCRPSDDFLPHPEAAMLTGISPQEAAAKGINEANFFQRIHSAFSAPGTCGVGYNTLRFDDEVTRFGFYRNFIDPYAREWQNGNSRWDIIDLMRLAYALRPEDIHWPRKEDGSVSFKLEELTATNGIEHDGAHDALADVRATIALARLIKTLKPRLYAYYFNLRSKHEAAKLLDLREYGVVLHVSGMYPVDQGCIAPVVPLLQHPRNKNEIIVYDLRRDPQFLLGMSVDEMEENLYTRAADLPESVERIALKGVHLNKSPALAPTNTLSPEMAAQWQIDWQVVEEHRQMLLADSSLISRLEELYLRTADIGIQDVDHALYAGFIPNTDRRRCETLLRKSPEQLAEWVPDFEDSRLSALYFRYRARNWPETLNEKEKDQWRQFCEARLLAGEFGNELTLHGYQHILEEMLQQGIPEKRQELFRLLVEWVQ from the coding sequence ATGGCTGATATTACTCTATTATGGCATGATTATGAGACTTGGGGGGTGAATCCTCGCAGGGATAGGCCTGCTCAGTTTGCCGCAATTCGAACGAATACAGTGTTGGAAGAGGTGGGCGAGCCGATTATGCTCTATTGTCGTCCATCTGACGATTTCCTTCCCCATCCGGAAGCAGCAATGCTGACCGGCATTTCCCCTCAGGAGGCGGCAGCAAAAGGTATTAACGAAGCAAACTTTTTTCAAAGGATTCATTCTGCTTTTTCAGCGCCTGGAACCTGCGGAGTAGGGTATAACACGCTCCGTTTTGATGACGAAGTCACCCGCTTCGGTTTTTATCGTAATTTTATTGATCCATATGCCCGTGAATGGCAAAACGGTAATAGCCGTTGGGATATTATAGATCTGATGCGATTGGCCTATGCCTTGCGGCCTGAGGATATCCATTGGCCGAGAAAAGAGGACGGTAGTGTCAGCTTCAAGCTGGAAGAACTCACCGCAACAAACGGAATTGAGCATGATGGGGCCCATGATGCCTTGGCCGATGTGCGGGCAACGATTGCTTTGGCCCGCCTCATCAAGACACTCAAGCCACGCCTCTATGCATATTATTTCAACTTGCGCAGCAAGCATGAAGCGGCCAAATTGCTGGACCTGAGAGAGTACGGGGTGGTTCTCCATGTCAGTGGTATGTATCCTGTCGATCAGGGATGTATAGCCCCTGTCGTTCCTCTGCTTCAGCATCCACGGAATAAAAACGAAATTATTGTCTATGATCTGCGTCGCGACCCGCAGTTCCTTTTAGGTATGAGCGTGGATGAGATGGAAGAAAATTTGTATACTCGTGCTGCGGACCTTCCTGAAAGTGTTGAGCGAATCGCTCTCAAGGGAGTGCATCTGAATAAGTCTCCTGCCTTGGCTCCCACCAATACCCTGAGTCCAGAAATGGCAGCCCAATGGCAGATTGATTGGCAGGTGGTTGAGGAACATCGCCAGATGCTTCTTGCAGATTCCAGCCTTATATCTCGTCTTGAAGAACTCTATCTCCGCACAGCAGATATCGGGATACAGGATGTTGATCATGCCTTATATGCTGGCTTTATTCCTAATACTGATCGTAGACGCTGCGAAACCTTGCTAAGGAAGTCACCTGAACAGCTTGCGGAATGGGTGCCTGATTTTGAAGATAGCCGTTTGTCCGCTCTCTATTTTCGCTATCGGGCGAGAAATTGGCCTGAGACCCTTAATGAAAAAGAGAAGGATCAATGGCGACAGTTTTGCGAGGCTCGTTTGCTTGCTGGTGAATTCGGTAATGAGTTGACGCTACACGGGTATCAGCATATTTTAGAGGAGATGCTCCAGCAAGGTATACCAGAAAAGAGGCAGGAACTCTTTAGGCTGTTGGTGGAGTGGGTACAATGA
- a CDS encoding PepSY-associated TM helix domain-containing protein: MNKRSWRLVHRWAGLFLLGFVLFYCLTGLLLNHRKSFGYFQNRQTTSATIEVQSEDVLNDVVEKYKQLIGRDDDPTVIRLKPEGVVEFLYGSHGRTTYVIDTMQGLMTRIGKEEQQPWYWLNNLHKSSKVSSAWLVLTDCIAVLIIILALSGLVIFRYTRLDILLLACGGLVMLGGMLLS; this comes from the coding sequence ATGAATAAAAGAAGTTGGCGTCTGGTTCATCGATGGGCCGGGCTTTTTTTGCTTGGCTTTGTGCTTTTTTACTGCCTGACCGGATTGTTGCTTAATCATAGGAAGTCGTTTGGTTATTTTCAAAACCGCCAGACAACAAGTGCAACCATTGAAGTTCAGTCAGAGGATGTGCTGAACGATGTGGTTGAGAAGTATAAACAACTGATCGGGCGTGATGATGATCCCACCGTTATTCGTTTGAAACCGGAAGGGGTTGTAGAGTTTCTCTACGGCTCTCATGGGCGCACAACCTATGTTATTGATACAATGCAGGGGCTCATGACCCGCATTGGTAAGGAGGAACAGCAGCCCTGGTACTGGTTGAATAATCTGCATAAATCTTCCAAGGTTTCTTCGGCTTGGCTTGTACTGACCGATTGCATAGCCGTTCTGATTATTATTCTTGCCCTGAGTGGATTGGTTATTTTTCGTTATACGCGCCTAGATATCCTATTACTTGCCTGCGGAGGGCTGGTTATGCTTGGTGGCATGCTCCTGTCATGA
- a CDS encoding transglycosylase domain-containing protein, which produces MAPENISSILGRESPVYYRDGKDKLGVLFEDIHRQYLKYDQIPEKFINAIVAAEDDQFFNHYGIDFYGIARAMLANLKAGRIVQGGSTITQQTAKNLFKRESRSYEAKLKEMLFALRLEYRFSKEQILEFYCNQFYVSGNGHGLGVAARYYFDKEPSELTLLEAAFIAGSVKQPNYYNPFIKKDKVATLKARLRAEERAEYVLGNMLKLGMISQNEYDTAAKEEIIFNRGKTRFALNTIMDLVKEGLESEVITKALAQHGIDNISTSGARIISTVDHTLQTETLYGLRRELSRLDVRLRGYTREEVQQEYKDKKGDKDIVKQGFLFGNIKEIDTSNPEQPIISVSFGPKQPEGFIDRQGLERMLVALVKYRKGRWAKPGKKDLGDLLARLQPKDRVYVSVQEVDFFDGTPTLALERYPELQGAALVIQQGMIRSMAGGMENRFFNRAVTAKRLMGSTLKPFLFAAALQLGWNPLDKLDNQRNIFLFLGEPYFPRPDHKSPFHHVSMSWAGVKSENVAAVWLLYHLTDRLNPAQIQELATFLDMAPRTKEKESYQHFSSRMRDTFGIRVTSGSLERASYEQAIQKLEADFLFDGRAQEYREWQRIHYGLNFAKFRGEIYQDLKKKNLKARQRSEYWTRLSMLHGSYLELKAVNQALQKYRQYLEQLPTWFGNPFAFFNQQTPEELEGERPAGSLVENGQGRLIYTMKSKLPKEWRPVSEFTLRQRLARLFSSEKNSLWNNILLEGKVSSTGLQMVEQQMHVEQATLATQNNYSMQVLTAIPDYRVMLGLQYLIRLAHECGVSSQLDPVLSFPLGSNVISLLEAVRMYETLVSGKNYSVHLPAHDKEINQDALHEEEGLAIIEQIVGADGEIIYARETAATPVIDRKTSNEVSSILENVVRYGTGRYAKKNVRLESQDDERNTKLQQLNLALPLMGKTGTANDFRNAAFLGYVPTKTEQGGGNLLLESGYTVGVYVGFDDNDPMKKDSTRISGSQGALPTWSSIAGALYSLEGVADRLDPVDLAFDGISLKYPDTGQYFFPVQHNNGGIRSGRSAGERTTITPNSPVALGHGIIDRNNGFTLERRFIPFWLNQQP; this is translated from the coding sequence ATGGCCCCTGAGAACATATCTTCCATTCTGGGGAGAGAAAGCCCTGTCTATTATCGCGATGGCAAAGATAAGCTTGGTGTTTTGTTTGAGGATATTCACCGCCAATATCTCAAATATGACCAAATCCCGGAAAAATTCATTAATGCCATTGTTGCGGCCGAGGATGACCAGTTTTTCAATCATTACGGCATTGATTTTTATGGTATTGCCCGAGCTATGTTGGCAAACCTTAAAGCAGGTCGTATTGTCCAGGGCGGCAGCACCATCACCCAGCAAACAGCAAAAAACCTTTTTAAACGTGAGTCGCGCAGCTATGAGGCGAAACTCAAGGAAATGCTCTTTGCCCTCCGCCTGGAATACCGCTTTTCAAAAGAACAGATCCTGGAATTTTACTGCAATCAATTTTACGTCAGCGGCAACGGACATGGGTTGGGCGTCGCAGCTCGATACTATTTCGACAAAGAACCAAGCGAGCTCACCCTGCTGGAAGCAGCTTTCATAGCTGGCTCGGTAAAGCAACCCAATTATTACAATCCATTTATTAAAAAAGACAAGGTAGCTACCCTCAAAGCTAGGTTACGGGCAGAAGAACGGGCAGAGTACGTACTGGGAAACATGCTCAAACTTGGTATGATCAGCCAGAACGAATACGACACGGCAGCTAAAGAAGAAATTATCTTCAATCGTGGCAAAACTCGCTTTGCCCTGAATACCATCATGGATCTCGTCAAAGAGGGATTGGAATCCGAGGTCATCACCAAGGCCTTGGCTCAACATGGAATTGACAATATCTCCACCTCTGGAGCCCGGATTATCAGCACAGTTGATCACACCTTACAAACGGAGACCTTATACGGTCTTCGCCGGGAGCTCTCCCGTCTTGATGTCCGCCTGCGCGGTTATACCAGAGAAGAAGTGCAGCAAGAATACAAGGATAAAAAAGGCGATAAGGATATCGTTAAACAAGGATTCCTTTTCGGCAATATCAAGGAAATCGACACCAGCAATCCTGAGCAACCTATTATTTCTGTGAGCTTTGGTCCGAAACAGCCAGAGGGATTCATTGATCGCCAGGGACTTGAGCGCATGCTGGTTGCTCTTGTCAAATACCGGAAAGGGCGTTGGGCTAAGCCAGGAAAAAAAGACCTGGGAGACCTGCTCGCCCGCCTGCAGCCTAAGGATCGCGTTTATGTCAGCGTCCAAGAGGTTGATTTTTTTGACGGCACCCCCACTTTAGCTCTTGAACGGTATCCAGAATTACAAGGAGCGGCCCTTGTTATACAACAAGGCATGATTCGTTCTATGGCAGGTGGTATGGAAAATCGCTTCTTCAATCGTGCTGTTACTGCTAAGCGCCTTATGGGATCAACATTGAAACCCTTTCTCTTTGCCGCTGCCCTGCAACTCGGCTGGAACCCGCTGGATAAACTTGATAACCAAAGAAACATTTTTCTTTTCCTGGGAGAGCCCTACTTTCCTCGCCCAGATCATAAAAGCCCCTTTCATCATGTCTCCATGAGCTGGGCAGGGGTAAAATCGGAAAATGTCGCTGCTGTCTGGTTGCTGTATCATCTCACCGACCGACTCAATCCGGCACAAATCCAGGAGTTAGCCACCTTCCTGGATATGGCCCCCAGGACTAAAGAAAAAGAGAGTTACCAGCACTTCAGCAGCCGCATGCGCGATACCTTTGGCATCCGTGTCACCTCAGGAAGTCTTGAGCGGGCATCCTATGAACAGGCCATTCAAAAATTAGAGGCCGACTTTCTTTTTGACGGGCGAGCTCAAGAATACCGCGAATGGCAGAGGATCCACTATGGGCTTAATTTTGCAAAATTCCGAGGAGAAATCTATCAGGACCTGAAAAAGAAAAACCTCAAAGCCCGCCAACGCTCTGAATATTGGACTCGCCTTTCCATGCTGCATGGCAGCTACCTGGAGCTCAAAGCAGTGAACCAGGCCCTGCAAAAATATCGTCAGTACCTTGAGCAACTCCCTACATGGTTCGGCAACCCCTTTGCTTTTTTTAACCAGCAGACACCGGAGGAGCTTGAAGGAGAACGCCCAGCAGGCTCACTTGTGGAAAATGGGCAAGGACGTCTCATCTACACCATGAAAAGCAAGCTGCCGAAAGAATGGCGACCGGTCAGTGAATTTACCCTTCGCCAACGCCTAGCAAGGCTGTTTTCTTCTGAAAAAAATTCCTTATGGAATAATATCCTGCTGGAAGGTAAAGTGAGTTCAACAGGCCTTCAAATGGTTGAACAACAGATGCACGTGGAGCAGGCCACCTTAGCAACGCAGAATAACTATTCCATGCAGGTTCTTACGGCAATTCCTGATTACAGGGTTATGCTCGGCCTGCAATACCTGATACGACTTGCTCACGAATGTGGCGTATCCAGCCAGCTTGATCCGGTCCTTTCCTTCCCTCTCGGGTCCAATGTGATATCGCTCTTGGAAGCAGTCCGCATGTATGAAACCTTGGTCTCTGGAAAAAACTACTCTGTTCATCTCCCTGCCCATGATAAAGAAATAAATCAAGATGCTCTTCATGAGGAAGAAGGCTTAGCAATTATCGAACAGATTGTCGGTGCAGATGGCGAGATAATTTACGCGAGAGAAACAGCGGCAACCCCTGTCATTGACCGGAAAACCAGCAATGAAGTGAGCAGCATTCTCGAAAATGTCGTCCGGTACGGTACAGGACGCTATGCGAAGAAAAACGTCCGCTTAGAAAGCCAAGATGACGAACGCAATACCAAATTGCAGCAACTGAACCTTGCACTCCCACTCATGGGAAAAACCGGTACAGCGAACGATTTTCGTAATGCAGCTTTTCTTGGATATGTTCCCACCAAAACGGAGCAGGGGGGAGGAAACCTTCTCCTTGAATCAGGCTACACTGTCGGCGTATATGTTGGCTTTGATGACAACGACCCTATGAAAAAAGATTCCACCCGCATCAGCGGTTCACAGGGCGCCCTCCCCACCTGGAGCTCTATAGCCGGAGCCTTGTACTCTCTCGAAGGGGTCGCAGACCGACTGGATCCGGTTGATCTCGCTTTCGACGGTATCTCTTTAAAATATCCTGACACAGGTCAATATTTCTTCCCGGTACAGCATAATAACGGAGGAATCAGAAGCGGAAGAAGCGCAGGGGAACGGACAACCATCACCCCCAATAGCCCTGTTGCCTTAGGACACGGAATCATAGACAGAAACAATGGATTTACTCTGGAACGGCGTTTCATTCCCTTCTGGCTCAACCAACAACCCTAA
- a CDS encoding transglycosylase SLT domain-containing protein, whose product MKVSLVVPLVSLPFFVACSPAVHNTDPLKNINQEELARHSFLPEQGEGERDVVHGKEKQHPVASGSEKKLSQTTGVKQQGGGTSVVKYHDQHAYPADNLGRTPIKYGSTGIPQARVIYNSELVPIVEEKDQGQGEGRKEATASSVRPLLQKEGLEKISRPSLSSIGRSVRHVDYVGNEEPEEAAPLYIPVQSEQELKEELTALEKTGDWSDDGAGKQTALATYGIQCDLPKSFASPRVNLNLDFLTSIAKGKQVVPEKKAEQPEEAEEAEETGKLACDFPVTINKQVEFYLDQFQNRQRRTFRTWLKRAANYLPAVEKELEEAGLPKSLAYLAMIESGFNPVAYSPARAAGLWQFMSSTARTYGLRVDSWVDERRDPEKSTQAAVSYLNALYKRFGDWQLAVAAYNAGEGKIQRGLDNYGAKTFWELAAKKYLPLETKRYVPKLIAAIIIAHDPKRYGFQPVQGKEEQYDVVDVPSRTSLSAIAAAGGCSVKKIRQLNNELLKNKVPPTKGMYRVKVPAGSSMRIAANLEKIRAAEERKIVHKLRAGETLSGVGKQYNVSVNMIMQWNDINDVRRIRAGRKLALYLGGKSGVAAADVGEEKETVSYYKVRNGDSLWSIARKHQVSTKEIKRWNSLDNNLLHPGKKLVIKKS is encoded by the coding sequence ATGAAAGTATCCTTAGTTGTCCCCCTTGTCTCGCTTCCTTTTTTTGTAGCCTGTTCTCCTGCTGTTCATAATACTGACCCCCTCAAGAATATCAATCAGGAAGAGCTTGCCCGTCATTCTTTTTTGCCGGAACAGGGTGAAGGAGAACGTGATGTGGTGCATGGGAAGGAAAAACAGCACCCTGTAGCTTCTGGGTCAGAAAAGAAGTTGTCTCAAACCACAGGAGTAAAGCAACAGGGAGGGGGAACAAGCGTGGTCAAATATCATGACCAGCATGCATATCCAGCAGATAATCTTGGTAGAACTCCCATAAAATATGGATCAACAGGTATTCCGCAAGCGCGAGTTATATATAACTCAGAATTGGTTCCTATTGTTGAGGAGAAGGACCAAGGACAAGGTGAAGGGAGAAAGGAAGCCACAGCTTCCTCTGTACGTCCTCTTTTACAAAAAGAAGGTTTAGAAAAAATTTCTCGTCCATCCCTCAGCAGTATAGGGCGTAGTGTTCGTCATGTTGATTATGTTGGCAATGAGGAGCCAGAAGAGGCCGCTCCCCTGTATATTCCTGTACAGTCGGAACAGGAGCTGAAAGAAGAATTGACAGCCTTAGAGAAGACCGGAGATTGGAGTGATGACGGGGCTGGAAAACAAACTGCGTTGGCCACCTATGGAATACAATGCGATCTGCCCAAATCCTTTGCTTCTCCTCGTGTCAATTTGAATCTGGATTTCCTGACTTCTATAGCAAAGGGAAAACAGGTCGTGCCGGAGAAAAAAGCTGAACAGCCTGAAGAGGCTGAGGAAGCTGAAGAGACAGGGAAGCTTGCTTGTGATTTTCCGGTAACTATTAATAAGCAGGTTGAATTTTATCTGGATCAATTTCAAAATCGACAACGAAGAACCTTCAGGACTTGGCTGAAGCGCGCGGCAAATTATTTGCCCGCCGTTGAAAAGGAATTGGAAGAAGCTGGCTTGCCTAAGTCACTGGCATATCTTGCGATGATTGAGTCAGGTTTTAATCCGGTCGCATATTCTCCGGCCCGTGCTGCTGGTTTATGGCAGTTTATGTCAAGTACAGCAAGGACCTACGGGTTACGTGTTGATTCCTGGGTGGATGAACGTCGTGATCCTGAAAAATCTACACAGGCAGCGGTGTCCTATCTGAATGCCTTGTATAAACGCTTTGGTGATTGGCAACTTGCGGTTGCTGCCTATAATGCGGGAGAAGGAAAGATTCAAAGGGGCTTAGATAACTATGGGGCAAAGACTTTCTGGGAGTTAGCGGCCAAAAAATATTTACCTCTTGAGACCAAACGTTATGTGCCCAAATTGATAGCTGCCATTATTATTGCTCATGACCCGAAACGCTATGGCTTTCAGCCAGTTCAAGGGAAGGAAGAACAATATGATGTTGTTGACGTTCCCTCGCGTACGTCATTGTCAGCAATTGCAGCTGCCGGTGGTTGCTCGGTGAAAAAGATTCGCCAGCTGAATAATGAGTTACTCAAGAATAAGGTCCCGCCAACAAAAGGCATGTACCGAGTAAAGGTGCCAGCAGGAAGCAGTATGCGTATTGCTGCGAATCTTGAGAAAATTCGTGCTGCTGAAGAGCGAAAGATCGTGCATAAATTGCGTGCAGGTGAGACATTGTCCGGGGTCGGTAAACAATATAACGTTTCTGTTAATATGATTATGCAATGGAATGATATTAATGATGTGCGCCGGATTCGGGCTGGACGAAAGCTCGCCTTGTACTTAGGGGGGAAATCCGGTGTTGCTGCGGCAGATGTCGGTGAAGAGAAGGAGACCGTAAGTTATTATAAGGTTCGTAATGGAGACTCTCTCTGGTCTATAGCTCGTAAACATCAGGTTTCCACCAAGGAAATTAAACGCTGGAACAGTTTGGATAATAATTTGCTTCATCCCGGCAAAAAATTGGTTATTAAGAAAAGTTAA
- a CDS encoding PilZ domain-containing protein — MERTIEVEKRRYTRVIFNEKNRVLAVVALPGQQQPELEMPVSVLNMSEGGMQISVERKKFWEMRQGDTVLLSCITGVSDLEPLKGIPMKVIWAMDNEYLEHVLFGMSFSFLSGKERGVIRAFVKNRLALETER, encoded by the coding sequence ATGGAGAGAACGATAGAGGTTGAAAAACGACGTTATACCAGGGTTATCTTTAACGAGAAAAATAGGGTGCTGGCTGTTGTTGCCCTGCCTGGGCAACAACAGCCAGAATTGGAAATGCCCGTATCTGTGCTCAATATGAGCGAAGGTGGAATGCAGATTTCCGTTGAACGAAAAAAATTCTGGGAAATGCGGCAGGGTGATACCGTCCTGTTATCCTGTATAACAGGGGTTTCAGATCTTGAGCCCTTGAAAGGGATTCCCATGAAAGTTATTTGGGCTATGGACAATGAATATCTGGAGCATGTTTTGTTCGGGATGTCTTTTTCTTTTCTTTCAGGGAAAGAACGAGGGGTTATCCGTGCCTTTGTCAAGAATCGTTTAGCCTTAGAGACAGAGCGCTAG